A DNA window from Bacteroides cellulosilyticus contains the following coding sequences:
- a CDS encoding ClC family H(+)/Cl(-) exchange transporter, producing MFQRFKNFRKLRKWYVVKLKLVDARLYFVSIFVGLLTGLVAVPYHYCLYYFFNLRSEFFASRPEWYWHIPLFLFFWAVLIFVSWLVMKMPLITGGGIPQTRAAINGRITYKHPFIELVSKFFGGILSVSAGLSLGREGPSVQIGSYVGCLVARWTHILRGERKQLLAAGAGAGLAAAFAAPLASSLLVIESIERFDAPKTAITTLLAGVVAGAVASMVFPVNSYHLIQVAEPGFSFGVQVKYFLLLAVIISVCGKLYSMMMVSFKRVYATVKSSVYMKMFYLLLVAYIISFMQVNLTGGGEQFLLEQAQSGSHAQIMWVTAMMLLHFGFSVICVSSGLPGGSFIPTLVTGGLLGQIVGLLGVEYGVIEPENVSYVMLISMSAFLVAVIRTPLTAIVLITEITGHFEVFYPSVVVGGLTYYFTELLQIRPFNVTLYEDMINTPAFQEQTRYKLSIEVMTGSYMDGKLVDELSLPENCAIINVHRDGKDAKPPGIRLIPGDQIDIELDAQDIEKLYEPLVSLANIY from the coding sequence ATGTTTCAAAGGTTCAAAAACTTTAGAAAACTGAGGAAGTGGTATGTTGTGAAACTGAAACTGGTTGATGCCCGCCTGTATTTCGTCAGCATCTTCGTAGGATTGCTGACGGGGTTGGTGGCTGTTCCCTATCATTATTGCCTATATTATTTCTTTAACTTGCGAAGTGAGTTTTTTGCTTCCCGTCCAGAGTGGTACTGGCATATTCCTCTTTTTCTTTTCTTTTGGGCGGTACTGATATTCGTATCCTGGCTGGTAATGAAAATGCCGCTTATCACCGGAGGAGGTATTCCTCAAACGCGTGCTGCCATCAACGGGCGCATCACTTATAAGCATCCTTTCATAGAGTTGGTTTCTAAGTTCTTCGGCGGTATTCTTTCGGTCTCGGCCGGATTATCGCTGGGACGTGAAGGGCCTTCCGTACAAATAGGTTCGTATGTGGGATGCCTTGTGGCACGCTGGACACATATTCTACGTGGTGAACGAAAGCAATTGCTTGCTGCCGGTGCCGGTGCCGGCCTTGCGGCTGCGTTTGCGGCGCCGCTGGCTTCTTCATTGCTTGTCATCGAATCCATCGAACGTTTTGATGCTCCCAAAACCGCTATTACTACCCTGCTGGCCGGTGTAGTGGCCGGTGCGGTGGCAAGCATGGTTTTTCCGGTAAATTCTTATCATTTGATACAAGTGGCCGAGCCCGGTTTTTCTTTTGGAGTCCAGGTGAAGTACTTTCTGTTACTTGCAGTGATTATTTCTGTTTGCGGAAAATTGTATTCCATGATGATGGTCTCTTTCAAACGGGTGTATGCAACGGTGAAATCTTCGGTATATATGAAGATGTTCTATCTGTTGCTGGTCGCTTATATTATTTCCTTTATGCAGGTCAACCTGACGGGTGGGGGAGAACAGTTTCTTTTGGAGCAGGCGCAATCCGGAAGCCATGCACAAATTATGTGGGTAACGGCAATGATGCTGTTGCATTTCGGTTTTTCTGTTATCTGCGTTTCATCCGGTTTGCCGGGTGGAAGTTTTATTCCTACACTGGTCACCGGTGGATTACTGGGGCAGATTGTTGGTTTGTTGGGAGTGGAATATGGGGTTATTGAGCCGGAGAATGTCAGTTATGTAATGTTGATTTCAATGTCTGCTTTCCTGGTGGCTGTGATACGTACACCTTTGACGGCTATCGTATTGATTACCGAGATAACAGGACATTTTGAGGTGTTCTACCCATCGGTGGTAGTGGGTGGATTGACTTATTATTTTACGGAACTTCTTCAGATAAGGCCTTTCAATGTGACGCTTTATGAGGATATGATCAATACTCCTGCTTTTCAGGAACAGACAAGGTATAAACTGTCCATAGAAGTGATGACGGGTTCATATATGGATGGTAAACTTGTAGACGAACTTTCTTTGCCTGAAAACTGTGCCATTATCAATGTACACCGGGATGGTAAAGACGCAAAGCCCCCCGGAATACGGTTGATTCCGGGGGACCAGATTGATATTGAATTGGATGCGCAGGATATTGAAAAACTCTATGAGCCGCTCGTCAGCCTGGCAAACATTTATTGA